One Vigna unguiculata cultivar IT97K-499-35 chromosome 11, ASM411807v1, whole genome shotgun sequence DNA window includes the following coding sequences:
- the LOC114169270 gene encoding probable LRR receptor-like serine/threonine-protein kinase At1g56140, translated as MGWKSHGLAFAVVAVLFCHFSLVRFAQAQSANATTDPSEARALNSIFSKWGKSADTSVWNISGELCSGRAIDSTSTPESYNPFIRCDCSFDSGTTCHITALRVYALNVFGEIPEELWTLTYLNNLNIGQNYLTGSLPPAIGNLTRMQYLTLGINNLSGELPKELGNLTELIILAFGSNNFSGSLPSELGKLTKLEELYFDSCGISGPIPSTFADLRSLKKVWASDVELTGNIPNFIGNWTRLQELRFEGNSFNGSIPSSFSNLTSLTELRISGLSNGSSSLEFVQNMKSLTTLELRNNNISGLIPSSIGELHNLTLLDLSFNNIQGQIPGSIFNLSSLSTLFLGNNKLNGTLPTQIGSSLQYIDLSYNDLSGSLPSWVNEANLQLNLVANNLSIDDGSDTSGLPFGLNCLQKNFPCNRGVGRYSDFAIKCGGPQIRSTEGIIYERENETLGPATYFVTDTSRWAVSNVGLFRGSNNPVYTKFVSNQFSNTLNTELFQTARISPSSLRYYGLGLENGFYNITLQFAETAIQDSATSWESLGRRVFDIYIQGNLVLKDFDIKKEAGGISFRAVQRQFRFEVTENYLDIHLFWAGKGTCCIPAQGTYGPLIQAIHAIPDFIPTVSNEPPSNKSNKTGLIVGIVVGVGVVSFISVFVIFCIIRRRKRQHEDEELLGIDTMPYTFSYSELKNATNDFNLENKLGEGGFGPVYKGTLNDGRVIAVKQLSVGSHQGKSQFITEIATISAVQHRNLVKLYGCCIEGNNKLLVYEYLENKSLDQGLFGKSLTLNWSTRYEICLGVARGLTYLHEESRLRIVHRDVKASNILLDYDLVPKISDFGLAKLYDDKKTHISTRVAGTIGYLAPEYAMRGHLTEKADIFSFGVVALELVSGRPNADSSLEGEKVYLLQWAWQLQESNTLMDLVDPRLSEFNEEEVKRVLGIALLCTQTSPSLRPSMSRVVAMLSGDIEVSAVTSKPGYLADWKFDDVSSFMTDSAIEGFDTSYQLGSTSMVGGADYSPESVSKPILKDALNEGR; from the exons ATGGGATGGAAGTCACATGGTTTGGCTTTTGCAGTAGTTGCTGTGTTGTTCTGTCACTTCAGTTTGGTTAGGTTTGCTCAAGCTCAATCTGCAAACGCCACCACTGACCCTTCTGAAG CAAGAGCTTTAAATTCAATCTTCAGCAAATGGGGTAAATCCGCAGACACAAGTGTGTGGAACATAAGTGGTGAACTATGCAGTGGAAGAGCCATTGACAGTACCTCCACCCCTGAAAGTTACAATCCATTCATCAGATGTGACTGTTCCTTTGACAGTGGAACTACTTGCCACATCACAGCATT GAGGGTCTATGCACTGAACGTGTTTGGTGAAATTCCAGAAGAGCTATGGACTCTCACCTATCTCAACAATTT AAATATTGGGCAAAATTACTTGACGGGTTCTCTGCCTCCAGCTATTGGAAATCTAACTCGTATGCAATACTT GACCCTTGGAATCAATAATTTATCAGGGGAGCTTCCTAAGGAATTGGGAAATCTTACAGAGTTAATAATACT GGCTTTTGGGTCTAACAATTTCTCAGGATCTCTCCCATCTGAACTTGGGAAACTCACAAAATTAGAAGAACT ATACTTTGACAGTTGTGGAATTAGTGGCCCAATACCGTCCACATTTGCAGACCTTAGGAGTTTGAAAAAAGT aTGGGCTTCAGACGTGGAACTCACAGGCAATATACCAAACTTCATagggaattggactaggcttcaAGAATT GAGGTTTGAAGGCAATTCTTTTAATGGCTCCATACCCTCATCATTTTCCAACTTGACTTCTTTAACAGAATT GAGAATAAGTGGTTTATCTAATGGGAGCTCCTCACTGGAATTTGTACAGAATATGAAATCTTTGACTACCTT AGAATTGAGGAATAACAATATTTCTGGTTTGATTCCATCCTCCATTGGAGAGTTGCACAATTTGACCCTACT GGATTTGAGCTTCAATAACATCCAAGGACAAATTCCGGGATCAATTTTCAATTTGAGCTCGCTCTCTACCTT gtttcttggaaataataaactaaatggCACCCTTCCGACTCAGATAGGTTCATCACTTCAATATAT AGACCTGTCATACAATGATCTATCAGGCAGCCTCCCCTCTTGGGTAAACGAAGCAAATTTACAACT GAATTTAGTTGCTAACAACTTGTCAATAGATGATGGTTCAGATACCAG TGGCTTGCCATTTGGGCTCAACTGTCTCCAGAAAAATTTTCCATGCAATCGAGGTGTTGGAAGAT ATTCTGACTTTGCGATTAAGTGTGGCGGACCCCAGATTAGATCTACAGAAGGAATCATATATGAAAGGGAGAATGAGACACTTGGTCCTGCTACATACTTTGTTACTGATACAAGTAGATGGGCTGTTAGTAATGTTGGATTATTTAGGGGCAGTAATAATCCAGTATACACAAAATTTGTGTCTAATCAATTCAGTAACACTTTGAATACGGAGCTCTTCCAAACAGCACGAATTTCTCCTTCATCATTAAGATATTATGGCTTGGGGCTGGAAAATGGCTTTTACAACATCACCCTTCAATTTGCAGAAACAGCTATTCAGGATTCTGCTACATCATGGGAAAGTCTTGGGAGACGAGTCtttgatatatatattcag GGGAATCTTGTTTTGAAAGATTTCGACATAAAAAAAGAAGCTGGGGGCATCTCGTTCAGAGCTGTCCAAAGGCAATTTAGGTTTGAAGTGACGGAAAACTATCTTGACATCCATCTCTTTTGGGCTGGAAAGGGGACATGTTGCATACCAGCCCAAGGTACTTATGGGCCCTTGATTCAAGCCATCCATGCTATTCCAG ATTTTATACCTACTGTCAGTAACGAACCTCCAagcaataaaagtaataaaacagGCCTTATTGTTGGAATTGTTGTTGGAGTTGGAGTTGTAAGCTTCATATCAGTTTTTGTGATTTTCTGTATCATTCGGAGAAGAAAACGTCAGCATGAGGATGAAG AGCTTTTAGGAATTGATACAATGCCATACACTTTCAGTTATTCTGAGTTGAAGAATGCTACAAATGACTTTAATCTCGAAAACAAGCTTGGAGAGGGAGGTTTTGGACCTGTTTATAAG GGCACACTTAATGATGGAAGAGTTATTGCTGTGAAACAACTTTCAGTAGGATCCCATCAAGGAAAGAGCCAGTTCATAACTGAGATTGCTACTATATCAGCTGTACAACATCGTAATTTGGTCAAATTATATGGATGTTGCATTGAGGGAAATAACAAACTTCTTGTGTACGAGTATCTAGAGAATAAGAGTCTTGATCAAGGATTATttg GAAAATCTTTAACCCTCAATTGGTCCACACGCTATGAAATCTGCTTGGGTGTTGCCAGAGGTTTAACTTATTTACATGAAGAGTCCCGTCTCCGCATTGTACACCGTGATGTGAAGGCTAGCAATATTTTGCTTGACTACGATCTTGTCCCCAAAATATCTGATTTTGGGTTGGCCAAATTGTACGATGATAAAAAGACCCACATAAGCACCCGTGTGGCTGGGACAAT TGGATATCTTGCACCGGAGTATGCCATGCGTGGACACCTTACCGAGAAAGCAGATATATTTTCATTTGGTGTTGTTGCTCTTGAGTTGGTTAGTGGGAGGCCAAATGCTGATTCAAGTTTGGAAGGAGAGAAAGTGTATCTTCTACAATGG GCATGGCAGCTTCAGGAAAGCAACACTTTAATGGATCTGGTGGACCCTAGACTTTCAGAATTCAATGAGGAAGAAGTAAAACGTGTTCTGGGAATAGCACTTCTGTGCACTCAAACATCACCATCATTAAGACCATCAATGTCACGTGTGGTGGCAATGCTTTCAGGAGATATTGAAGTGAGCGCTGTCACTTCAAAGCCTGGATACCTTGCTGACTGGAAATTTGATGATGTGAGCAGCTTCATGACTGACAGTGCAATCGAAGGATTCGATACAAGTTACCAGTTAGGAAGTACCAGCATGGTGGGTGGTGCAGACTATTCACCAGAAAGTGTTTCTAAACCGATCCTTAAGGATGCTCTTAATGAGGGTAGGTAA